In one Bradyrhizobium cosmicum genomic region, the following are encoded:
- a CDS encoding RsmB/NOP family class I SAM-dependent RNA methyltransferase yields MTPAARLSAAIELIDTIEKDRVPAAKALKEWGTAHRFAGSGDRAAIAGLVWDVLRRYASSAWLMDADTARARLIGMLRLERNMDTATMAALFDGSRFAPAPLTDAEQAALASRSLKDAPAAIAGDYPEWLDSHLAKAFGEDRVAEAAAMASRAPLDLRVNTLKSNRDKVLRGLAHLHAKPTPWSANGLRIELSADARNPGIQSEEDFIKGAVEVQDEGSQLAAQLTAAKPGEQVIDLCAGAGGKTLALAAMMQGKGRLIATDSDKRQLAPIHERLSRAGVHNADIRTPKGEVDPLADISGTADLVVIDAPCTGTGTWRRNPDAKWRMRPGALEIRLRDQAAVLDRAVPLVKAGGRIAYITCSVLSKENGEQVRAFVARHPGFAVVPPEQTASVLWDKAEAFADAALQSPEGWLMTPRRTGTDGFFVSVLKKTA; encoded by the coding sequence ATGACTCCCGCTGCCCGGCTGTCCGCAGCCATCGAACTGATCGACACCATCGAGAAAGACCGCGTGCCCGCGGCCAAGGCGCTGAAGGAGTGGGGCACCGCGCACCGCTTTGCCGGCTCGGGCGACCGTGCCGCGATCGCCGGCCTCGTCTGGGACGTGCTGCGCCGCTATGCCTCGAGCGCCTGGCTGATGGATGCCGATACCGCGCGGGCGCGGCTGATCGGCATGCTCCGCCTCGAGCGCAACATGGATACGGCCACCATGGCCGCCTTGTTCGACGGCAGCCGGTTTGCGCCGGCGCCGTTGACGGACGCCGAGCAGGCGGCGCTCGCCTCGCGTTCCCTGAAGGATGCTCCGGCCGCCATCGCCGGCGACTATCCCGAATGGCTCGATTCCCATCTGGCGAAAGCGTTCGGCGAGGACCGCGTTGCCGAGGCCGCCGCGATGGCGAGCCGGGCGCCGCTCGACCTGCGCGTCAACACGCTAAAGTCCAATCGGGACAAGGTGCTGCGCGGGCTTGCTCATCTTCATGCGAAACCGACGCCCTGGTCGGCAAACGGCCTGCGCATCGAGCTTTCGGCCGATGCGCGCAATCCCGGCATCCAGTCGGAAGAGGATTTCATCAAGGGCGCCGTTGAAGTGCAGGATGAAGGATCGCAGCTTGCGGCCCAGCTCACCGCGGCAAAGCCCGGCGAGCAGGTGATCGATCTCTGTGCGGGCGCCGGCGGCAAGACGCTGGCGCTGGCCGCGATGATGCAGGGCAAGGGCCGCTTGATCGCGACCGATAGCGACAAGCGCCAGCTTGCGCCGATCCATGAACGGCTGTCGCGCGCCGGCGTCCACAACGCCGATATCCGCACGCCCAAGGGTGAGGTCGATCCGCTGGCCGACATCAGCGGCACCGCCGACCTCGTCGTCATCGACGCGCCCTGCACCGGAACCGGAACCTGGCGCCGCAACCCCGACGCCAAATGGCGCATGCGGCCGGGCGCGCTGGAGATCCGCCTGCGCGACCAGGCCGCGGTGCTGGATCGCGCCGTGCCGCTGGTCAAGGCCGGCGGCCGCATCGCCTACATCACCTGCTCGGTGCTATCTAAAGAGAATGGCGAGCAGGTGAGGGCATTCGTCGCGCGGCATCCCGGGTTTGCGGTCGTTCCGCCCGAGCAGACCGCCAGCGTGCTCTGGGACAAGGCGGAAGCGTTCGCGGACGCCGCGCTGCAGTCGCCGGAGGGCTGGCTGATGACGCCGCGGCGGACCGGGACGGACGGGTTTTTCGTGTCGGTGCTGAAGAAGACGGCCTGA
- a CDS encoding MAPEG family protein yields the protein MSIQMVLLPVFVQVGLTFALLIGVVFRRRKASVSGEARSPDIALGEFELPVLFYALIALALPLRHADLFIVLMSWVFVVTRFAHAGIFASSDKPGPRSTVWLAGVLVLLAMWIYFALKMLLLI from the coding sequence ATGTCCATTCAAATGGTTTTGCTGCCTGTCTTCGTGCAGGTGGGTCTCACCTTCGCGCTCCTGATCGGCGTGGTGTTCCGGCGCCGCAAGGCGTCGGTCTCGGGCGAGGCCAGGAGCCCCGACATTGCGCTTGGCGAGTTCGAGCTGCCGGTGCTGTTCTACGCCCTGATCGCGCTGGCATTGCCGCTCCGCCATGCAGATCTTTTCATCGTGCTGATGTCCTGGGTGTTCGTGGTGACGCGGTTTGCCCATGCCGGCATCTTCGCCTCCTCCGACAAGCCCGGTCCGCGTTCGACGGTCTGGCTCGCCGGCGTGCTCGTGCTGTTGGCGATGTGGATCTACTTCGCGCTGAAAATGCTGTTGCTGATCTAG
- a CDS encoding acriflavin resistance protein — protein MTILSSLWSESADGRLGILMSALSGIAAALAVALAMTVYFRLSYRTWRDVARHGLAVLAAIVLFAFAAYDMRHAALAYLGLNPSRPAVEFEIRMPRETLTTVSDAQIELHTDRNQTLALVDGVRELGDGRALLRGAVVLNHRTADRVLAVNLPGKGTFEFRLRLSAEPHRSKDFSPWHLADRVASPVAGAVAPQDAYTIRYRVF, from the coding sequence ATGACCATCCTGTCCAGCCTCTGGAGCGAATCCGCCGACGGCCGGCTCGGCATCCTGATGTCGGCGCTGTCAGGCATCGCGGCAGCGCTTGCCGTGGCGCTGGCGATGACAGTGTATTTCCGCCTGAGCTACCGGACCTGGCGCGACGTCGCCAGGCACGGTCTCGCCGTACTCGCCGCGATTGTCCTGTTCGCCTTTGCCGCCTACGACATGCGCCATGCCGCGCTAGCCTATCTCGGCCTCAACCCGTCCAGGCCCGCCGTCGAGTTCGAGATCCGCATGCCCAGGGAGACGCTGACGACGGTGTCCGATGCCCAGATCGAGCTGCACACCGACCGCAACCAGACGCTGGCGCTTGTCGACGGCGTGCGCGAGCTCGGCGACGGCCGCGCGCTGCTGCGTGGCGCGGTCGTGCTCAACCATCGCACCGCGGACCGCGTGCTGGCCGTCAACCTGCCCGGCAAGGGCACCTTCGAATTCCGTCTCCGCCTATCTGCCGAGCCGCACCGCTCGAAGGACTTCAGCCCGTGGCATCTCGCCGATCGCGTCGCCTCGCCGGTGGCGGGCGCAGTTGCTCCGCAGGACGCCTACACGATCCGCTACCGCGTGTTCTAA